In Cataglyphis hispanica isolate Lineage 1 chromosome 10, ULB_Chis1_1.0, whole genome shotgun sequence, a genomic segment contains:
- the LOC126852348 gene encoding potassium channel subfamily K member 18-like isoform X1 codes for MQNAGDNYYQRAPRCCPARSSSSNNNNNNNNNAGGSVRGAELFCCCCSCSTATSTKTPGLLASLGVCVLVLGYTLLGAFAFMALEGGFKSDSPTEVASSKPDGSSMLPNLENDSATMELRARTVEKLWSITEDLNVLYKENWTRLAAREVLEFQEILARGLRRTSYEQIPPRSREHHADRRLHGRRWTFSGSLLYSLTLITTIGYGSVAPRTVWGRLITIVYALAGIPLMLVYLSTVGDVLARSFRRLYGRMCQRQRNCTRKRQPPPPPPPVGGIMTKAYRYDNHVDTKGGGNYYSASRESSCDDLGIRGAGSAILLDCGSEGLLHATTSSTAALQDITTGNGKRHFHPCSLSLSSTSSPAYVLETNPVRIPISLCLAIMLVYICGGAVMFNRLEGWSLLEGGYFCFTSLGTIGFGDLMPMGRNAASATLEELSLCACSLYILAGMGLIAMCFNLVQEEVVRVVRVFGRTCGMSSGVMVGPIGGTAGAAPGLKADLDDGGGTSDSRLSEQEEEAIAMSMVPAGS; via the exons ATGCAGAACGCCGGCGACAATTATTATCAGAGGGCGCCGAGATGCTGTCCGGCCagaagcagcagcagcaacaataataacaacaacaacaacaacgcGGGAGGCTCGGTGCGCGGCGCGGAGCTGTTCTGCTGCTGCTGCAGCTGTAGCACCGCCACCTCCACCAAGACCCCGGGGCTGCTGGCGAGCCTCGGCGTATGCGTGCTCGTTCTCGGTTACACCCTGCTCGGCGCGTTCGCCTTCATGGCCCTCGAAGGAGGCTTCAAATCG GATTCACCCACCGAGGTCGCGTCCTCTAAACCCGATGGTAGTTCCATGCTGCCGAATTTGGAAAACGATTCCGCCACCATGGAATTGAGGGCACGCACGGTCGAAAAACTCTGGAGCATCACTGAGGATCTCAATGTTCTCTACAAAGAGAACTGGACCCGCTTAGCGGCCCGGGAGGTTCTCGAATTTCAGGAGATCCTAGCCCGCGGGCTAAGACGCACCTCCTATGAGCAGATACCACCGCGATCACGGGAACACCACGCGGACAGACGCCTGCATGGTCGACGGTGGACCTTCAGTGGTAGCTTGCTATACTCTTTGACGCTGATCACGACCATAG GATACGGTAGCGTTGCACCGCGCACAGTTTGGGGCCGGCTGATCACCATAGTCTACGCCCTAGCAGGGATCCCGCTGATGCTGGTTTACCTGAGCACGGTGGGCGACGTGCTCGCTCGTAGCTTCCGCCGTCTTTACGGACGCATGTGCCAGCGGCAGCGCAACTGCACCAGGAAGCGAcaaccaccgccgccgccgccgccggtCGGCGGCATAATGACTAAGGCCTATCGGTATGACAATCACGTGGATACTAAGGGCGGCGGCAACTACTACTCGGCGAGCAGGGAGAGCTCCTGCGACGATCTGGGTATCCGCGGCGCCGGCAGCGCCATTCTTCTCGACTGTGGCAGCGAGGGTCTTTTGCACGCCACCACCAGCTCGACGGCCGCGCTTCAG GATATTACAACGGGTAACGGGAAGCGGCACTTTCACCCGTGCTCGTTGTCCTTATCGTCGACCTCGTCGCCGGCGTATGTGCTAGAGACGAATCCGGTCAGGATACCGATCAGCCTGTGCCTGGCGATAATGCTGGTGTATATATGCGGCGGCGCGGTCATGTTCAACCGTCTGGAAGGCTGGAGCCTGCTGGAGGGCGGCTACTTCTGCTTCACCAGCCTTGGCACGATCGGCTTCGGCGACCTGATGCCGATGGGACGCAACGCCGCCTCGGCCACCCTGGAGGAGCTCAGCCTGTGCGCCTGCTCGCTCTACATCCTCGCCGGGATGGGCTTGATCGCCATGTGCTTCAACCTCGTCCAGGAGGAGGTGGTACGCGTGGTCAGGGTCTTCGGTAGAACCTGCGGCATGTCGTCGGGCGTGATGGTCGGACCTATCGGTGGTACAG CAGGCGCCGCTCCCGGTCTCAAAGCCGACCTCGACGACGGAGGTGGCACCAGCGACTCGCGACTGTCCGAGCAAGAAGAGGAGGCAATCGCCATGTCAATGGTGCCAGCCGGCTCCTGA
- the LOC126852348 gene encoding potassium channel subfamily K member 18-like isoform X2 — MQNAGDNYYQRAPRCCPARSSSSNNNNNNNNNAGGSVRGAELFCCCCSCSTATSTKTPGLLASLGVCVLVLGYTLLGAFAFMALEGGFKSDSPTEVASSKPDGSSMLPNLENDSATMELRARTVEKLWSITEDLNVLYKENWTRLAAREVLEFQEILARGLRRTSYEQIPPRSREHHADRRLHGRRWTFSGSLLYSLTLITTIGYGSVAPRTVWGRLITIVYALAGIPLMLVYLSTVGDVLARSFRRLYGRMCQRQRNCTRKRQPPPPPPPVGGIMTKAYRYDNHVDTKGGGNYYSASRESSCDDLGIRGAGSAILLDCGSEGLLHATTSSTAALQDITTGNGKRHFHPCSLSLSSTSSPAYVLETNPVRIPISLCLAIMLVYICGGAVMFNRLEGWSLLEGGYFCFTSLGTIGFGDLMPMGRNAASATLEELSLCACSLYILAGMGLIAMCFNLVQEEVQAPLPVSKPTSTTEVAPATRDCPSKKRRQSPCQWCQPAPDSIRPGAPATASSWPIRLTLP, encoded by the exons ATGCAGAACGCCGGCGACAATTATTATCAGAGGGCGCCGAGATGCTGTCCGGCCagaagcagcagcagcaacaataataacaacaacaacaacaacgcGGGAGGCTCGGTGCGCGGCGCGGAGCTGTTCTGCTGCTGCTGCAGCTGTAGCACCGCCACCTCCACCAAGACCCCGGGGCTGCTGGCGAGCCTCGGCGTATGCGTGCTCGTTCTCGGTTACACCCTGCTCGGCGCGTTCGCCTTCATGGCCCTCGAAGGAGGCTTCAAATCG GATTCACCCACCGAGGTCGCGTCCTCTAAACCCGATGGTAGTTCCATGCTGCCGAATTTGGAAAACGATTCCGCCACCATGGAATTGAGGGCACGCACGGTCGAAAAACTCTGGAGCATCACTGAGGATCTCAATGTTCTCTACAAAGAGAACTGGACCCGCTTAGCGGCCCGGGAGGTTCTCGAATTTCAGGAGATCCTAGCCCGCGGGCTAAGACGCACCTCCTATGAGCAGATACCACCGCGATCACGGGAACACCACGCGGACAGACGCCTGCATGGTCGACGGTGGACCTTCAGTGGTAGCTTGCTATACTCTTTGACGCTGATCACGACCATAG GATACGGTAGCGTTGCACCGCGCACAGTTTGGGGCCGGCTGATCACCATAGTCTACGCCCTAGCAGGGATCCCGCTGATGCTGGTTTACCTGAGCACGGTGGGCGACGTGCTCGCTCGTAGCTTCCGCCGTCTTTACGGACGCATGTGCCAGCGGCAGCGCAACTGCACCAGGAAGCGAcaaccaccgccgccgccgccgccggtCGGCGGCATAATGACTAAGGCCTATCGGTATGACAATCACGTGGATACTAAGGGCGGCGGCAACTACTACTCGGCGAGCAGGGAGAGCTCCTGCGACGATCTGGGTATCCGCGGCGCCGGCAGCGCCATTCTTCTCGACTGTGGCAGCGAGGGTCTTTTGCACGCCACCACCAGCTCGACGGCCGCGCTTCAG GATATTACAACGGGTAACGGGAAGCGGCACTTTCACCCGTGCTCGTTGTCCTTATCGTCGACCTCGTCGCCGGCGTATGTGCTAGAGACGAATCCGGTCAGGATACCGATCAGCCTGTGCCTGGCGATAATGCTGGTGTATATATGCGGCGGCGCGGTCATGTTCAACCGTCTGGAAGGCTGGAGCCTGCTGGAGGGCGGCTACTTCTGCTTCACCAGCCTTGGCACGATCGGCTTCGGCGACCTGATGCCGATGGGACGCAACGCCGCCTCGGCCACCCTGGAGGAGCTCAGCCTGTGCGCCTGCTCGCTCTACATCCTCGCCGGGATGGGCTTGATCGCCATGTGCTTCAACCTCGTCCAGGAGGAGGTG CAGGCGCCGCTCCCGGTCTCAAAGCCGACCTCGACGACGGAGGTGGCACCAGCGACTCGCGACTGTCCGAGCAAGAAGAGGAGGCAATCGCCATGTCAATGGTGCCAGCCGGCTCCTGACAGCATCAGGCCAGGAGCCCCGGCGACGGCAAGCTCCTGGCCCATCCGTCTAACACTGCCATGA
- the LOC126852376 gene encoding protein bric-a-brac 2-like, translating into MKLSPGHHTLPRKKTLPLDVASRTTTSNVSSLGANVQQQQFQRGQPLRRSCLSPTQHHHQQQQHQQQPLHHHQQHCQESSLHFEYFVPRSVSEFNLAAAVTDMAVPPPPPASVLRPSSAMTPPVTAGMTVVASQTRLLDSGGNSGGCNTATRSREKMVTFEDEGLSVTSTPTRKNLPALDNVFM; encoded by the coding sequence ATGAAGTTGTCGCCCGGTCATCACACTCTGCCGCGGAAGAAGACGTTGCCGCTGGACGTCGCGAGCAGGACGACGACGAGCAATGTCTCGTCCTTGGGCGCCAACGTTCAGCAGCAGCAGTTTCAACGGGGCCAGCCGTTAAGAAGAAGCTGCCTGTCGCCGACGCAGCATCATcatcaacagcagcagcatcaACAGCAGCCGCTGCATCATCATCAGCAACATTGTCAGGAGAGCTCGTTGCATTTCGAGTATTTTGTGCCTCGCAGCGTCAGTGAATTTAATCTCGCGGCCGCTGTGACGGACATGGCTGTGCCACCCCCGCCGCCCGCATCGGTGCTCAGGCCATCCTCGGCGATGACGCCGCCGGTCACCGCCGGGATGACCGTCGTCGCTAGCCAGACTAGGCTGTTAGATAGCGGCGGTAACAGCGGTGGCTGCAACACTGCCACGAGGAGCCGCGAGAAAATGGTCACGTTCGAGGACGAGGGGCTCAGCGTTACCTCGACACCCACCAGGAAGAACCTACCTGCCCTGGATAATGTCTTCATGTGA